The Pyxidicoccus xibeiensis region AGTTCTACTTCCGCACCACGGACGTGACGGGCACGGTGAAGCTGCCGGACAACGTCGAGATGGTGATGCCGGGCGACAACATCGCCATCGAGGTGGAGCTCATCACCCCGGTGGCCATGGAGAAGGAACTCCGTTTCGCCGTCCGCGAGGGTGGCCGTACGGTTGGCGCCGGCGTCGTGGCCGAGATCATCGAGTAACTTGCCTGGGCGGCCTTCGGGTTGCCAGGCTCAACATTCCCGATTCCGAGGGGAGGGCTCCTTCGTGGTAGCCTTCCCCTCTCGTATCTGGTGAGGTAGGTCATGCCGAAGGGCAATCGTTCCATCATTTCGCTTGAGTGCACCGTGTGCAAGGAGCGGAACTACACGACCACGAAGAACAAGCGGAAGAGCCAGGACAAGCTCGAGCTGAGCAAGTTCTGCCCTCGGTGCCGCAAGCATCAGGACCACAAGGAAGGCAAGGTCTAGGTCTGTAGTTCCAGGGTTCTAGGCCAGTAGCTCCAACGGTAGAGCAGCGGTCTCCAAATCCGCGTGTTGGGGGTTCGAATCCCTCCTGGCCTGCCAACTCTCAGTGGGAGCGGGGCCCCCGGTACCTGGAGGTACCGGGGGTTCCTGTGTTTTCGCTGTCCCACATTTTCGCATCCGTAGTACCCCCGTGAGGCACCATGGCGACGGCATCAGAGGCCAGCCAGCAGGCTAACCGTTCGGCGATCGACCCGAAGCGGCTCGTGGTCATCTTCTATCTCCTCGCCGGCATCATCCTGGCCCTCTTCATGGAGCGGGTCTTCGGGGTGCTGTGGGCGCGGTTCGGCTGGAGCGACCCGGTCCTCATCGACGGCCTGGACTGGAAGGTGTCCACGCTGGTGGGCTACCTGCTCGCCGTGGGACTGGCCCTGGCGACCTATCTCCACCCGCGCACCCACTCGCTCTCCATCGAAGTGGCCTCGGAGATGATGAAGGTCACCTGGCCTACCTGGCAGGAGACCCGGACGTCGACCATGGCCGTGGTCGTCGCCTCGCTCGTCGCCGCGGTGCTGCTCTTCTTCATCGATACCGTCGCCTACAACTTGATGGTGGAGTGGCTGCCGGCCGTGTGGGGGAAGCTGTAATGGCGATGAAATGGTACGTGGTCCATACCTACTCGAACTTCGAGAACCAGGCGAAGAAGAGCCTGGAGGAGAAGGTTCGTCTCGAGGGCCTCCAGGACCAGTTCGGCGAAATCCTGATTCCCATGGAACAGGTCGTCGAGATGGTGAAGGGCGAGAAGAAGACCTCCCGCCGCAAGTTCTTCCCCGGCTACATCTTCGTGCAGATGGAGCTGAACGACCGGACGCTCCACCTGGTGAAGAACACGCCGAAGATCACCGGCTTCCCGGGCACGGCGCAGCACCAGAATCCGCTGCCCATCTCCGACCAGGAGGTGGCCCGGCTGACCTCGCAGATCTCCGAGGGCACGCTCAAGCCCAAGCCCAAGGTGCAGTTCGACGAGGGTGACACGGTGCGCGTCATCGACGGCCCGTTCGCCAACTTCAACGGCACGGTGGAGGAGGTCAACGCGGAGAAGGGCCGGGTGAAGGTGCTCGTGAGCATCTTCGGCCGCGCCACCCCCGTGGAGCTGGACTTCATGCAGGTGGAGAAGACCACCGGCTAGTCCGTTGTTCTTTCGCCGTGCGCTCCTGTAAAGGGGTGCGCGGCGTTCGTGTATTCCGGGCTCGACATGGGCCCGGACCCATGGGTGGGAGGGCCTCCCCGTCTGGCGGCCCGTCGGAACCACCCCCTCGAAAGGCAGTCGTCAGCCGATGAAGAAGGTCACAGGACAGGTCAAGCTGCAGATTCCCGCCGGCAAGGCGAACCCCGCTCCGCCGATCGGCCCCGCGCTCGGTCAGCAGGGCGTGAACATCATGGAGTTCTGCAAGCAGTTCAACGCGAAGACGCAGGCCGAGGCCAAGGAAGGGCTCATCATCCCGGTGATCATCACCGTGTATGCCGACCGCTCCTTCACCTTCATCCTGAAGACGCCGCCGGCCGCCATCCTCATCAAGAAGGCGGCGGGGCTGCACACCGAGAAGAAGAAGGGTTCGGGCGCGAAGAAGCCGGGCAAGGAGAAGGTCGGGCAGATCACCCGCGCCCAGCTCGAGGACATCGCGAAGAAGAAGATCCAGGACACCACCGCCGCGTCGCTCGAGGCCTGCATGAACACCATTGCCGGCACCGCGCGCTCCATGGGCATTGACGTCGTCGGCTAGGCCGCCGCCCACCCACTCACGACAAGGATTTCTGTCATGGCTCAGAATGGGAAGAAGTTCCGTGCGGCCTCCGCCCTGGTGGACCGCGAGAAGCGCTATCCGATCTCCGAGGGCTTCGCCCTCCTGAAGAAGACGGTGGAGGCACGCGCCTCCAAGTACGACCAGACGGTGGATGTCGCCATCAACCTGGGCGTGGACCCGAAGCACGCGGACCAGATGGTCCGTGGCGCCGTGGTGCTCCCGCACGGCACCGGCGCCACCGTGCGCGTGGCCGTGTTCGCCAAGGGCGAGCGCGCGACGGAGGCCAGCAACGCCGGCGCGGACATCGTCGGCGCCGAGGACCTCCAGAAGCGCATCGAGGAGGGCTTCCTCGACTTCGACACCGTCATCGCCACCCCGGACATGATGGGTGTCGTCGGTCGCCTCGGTAAGGTGCTCGGCCCCCGCGGCCTGATGCCGAACCCGAAGGTCGGCACCGTCACCATGGACGTCGCCAAGGCCATCCGCGACGCCAAGGGCGGTAAGGTCGACTTCCGCGCCGAGAAGGCCGGCATCGTCCACGCGAAGATGGGCAAGTCCTCCTTCGAGACGGACAAGCTCGAGGCCAACTTCAACGCGCTGGTGGACCTGGTGATGAAGCTCAAGCCGGCCACCGCCAAGGGCGTCTACCTGAAGGGCATCGCCATCTCGACGACCATGGGGCCGGGCATCAAGCTCGACACCACGGAAATCCTGGCGCGCCACCGGTAGGCCTCCCCGGGGGGCAGGCGGGTGTGGCACCCCTGAGGGGGGCGTCAGGCCCGTCGCCTGCCGGACGTCACAGGTTCGAAAGTTCTGGATATTTGCTGAAGCCGGGGGTATAGGCCCCCGGCTTTGCAATTGGAGCGCCACGTCGCGAGACGGGGTGTTCCGACCTGGTTCATGACAGCAGGGACCAGGGGAAGAGGGGACGTGTCCCGTTGGGAACCGGGCAACCGGTCGGGCCGTTCTTTCAACCCCGGGTTCAAACGACCGTAAGGTCAGCCCTGCCGAGACTGAGGGTGCGGTGTGGTGCCTCTCGGAGGCTCCTCTCGCTCTGCCACTTTGGCCCAGGCATCACGCCCGTCGGAAACGGCGGGCCAGTAAGGAGGTGAGTCAAAGTGCTGAAGAGCGAGAAGGAAGAGATGATCAAGGAGCTCCACGAGAAGTTCGCGCGGACCAAGTCGGCCGTCGTCGCCGAGTTCTCCAAGGTGGACGTGGAGACGGTGACGAAGCTGCGCAAGAAGTTCCGTGAGGGCGGCGTCGAGTACAGGGTCATCAAGAACACGCTGGCGCGCCGTGCGGCGCAGGGCACGTCCGTGTCGGTCATCGCTGATGACTTCACGGGTCCCGTGGCCCTGTGCATCAGCTACGGCGATGTGGTGGCCCCGGCGAAGATCCTGACCGAGTTCACGAAGGACCTCGAGGACAAGATCAAGATCCGCGCCGCCGTCGTCGAAGGCCGCAAGGTCGACGTCAACGGTGTGAAGGCCCTGGCGAAGCTGCCGGGTCTGCCGGAGCTCCGGGCGCAGCTGCTGGGCATGCTGAACCAGCCCGCAGGCAAGCTGGTCCGGACGATTGCCGCCCCGGGTTCCCAGCTCGCGCGGGTCCTCCAGGCCCACGCGGACAAGTCCCAGGGGTAGTTTCCCTGATTCATCCGAGAAGCATTGCTTTCCAAACCCCTTCGGCCGCACCTCCCCAGAGGGGAAGTCGGCCGTTAGTCGATACCAGAAGGACACAGTTCAATGGCTGACCTGAATGCGATCGTTGACCAGCTCTCCTCGCTGACCGTCATGGAGGCGGCGGAGCTGGTGAAGCAGCTCGAGTCCAAGTGGGGCGTCTCCGCCGCCGCTGTTGCCGTGGCCGCTGGCCCGGCCGCCGCCGCCGCCGCTCCCGCCGAGGAGAAGACGGAGTTCACGGTGGTGCTGGCCAACGCCGGCGCCAACAAGATCAACGTCATCAAGGAGATCCGCGCCATCACCGGCCTGGGCCTGAAGGAGGCCAAGGACCTGGTCGAGGGCGCCCCGAAGAACGTCAAGGAAGGCGTCAACAAGGACGACGCCAAGAAGATCAAGGACCAGCTCACCGCGGCTGGCGCCACCGTCGAAGTCAAGTAACGCCTACAGGGGCTGCCCGGTTTTCCGGGAATTTACAGGCAGCCACCTGACCGGATGAGCAGGCCGGCGCTCCCAGCGAGGGGGTGCCGGCTTTGCCCATTTGACAGTTACAAATTTCCCGGCGCCGCCGCGCGTTACTGAAGTTTGCCCGCCCGAGCAGTCGTCACCGGAGCCAGAATGCCGACGCAGATCCAGAACAATTTCCGCGTGCGGAAGACCTTCGCGAAGATCGCGAAGATCATCGACATTCCCAATCTTATCAACATCCAGAAGCAGTCTTACGAGAAGTTCCTCCAGGCGGACATCGCCCCTGAGAAGCGTGAGGATCTCGGCCTTCAGGGTGTCTTCAAGTCGGTCTTCCCCATCCGCGACTTCAACGAGACGTCGTCGCTGGAGTTCGTCAGCTACCACCTGGAGCGTCCGAAGTACGACGTCGATGAGTGCCACCAGCGTGGCATGACCTACTCGGCACCCATCAAGGTCGTCGTCCGCCTGGTCGTGTGGGACAAGGACGAGGAGACGGGCGCCCAGTCCATCCGTGACGTGAAGGAGCAGGAGGTCTACTTCGGGGAAATCCCGCTGATGACCCAGAACGGCACCTTCATCATCAACGGCACGGAGCGCGTGGTCGTCAGCCAGCTGCACCGCAGCCCGGGTGCCTTCTTCGACCACGACAAGGGCAAGAGCCACTCGTCCGGCAAGCTGCTCTACAACGCCCGCATCATCCCCTACCGCGGTTCGTGGATCGACTTCGAGTTCGACCACAAGGACCTGCTGTACGTGCGCATCGACCGGCGCCGCAAGCTGCCGGCCACCGTGCTCATCCGCGCCCTGGGCGCCGTCAGCGACACCGCGAAGAAGAACCCGCTCGAGTTCAAGGGCTCCACCGAGGAGATCCTCAACTACTACTACGCGACGGAGACCATCTACCTCCAGAGCGCGCAGGACTTCGAGAAGAGCGTCGAGCTGGAGCTGCTGCCCGGCCAGCGCGCCACCCGTGACATCAAGACGAAGACGGGCGAGCTCATCGTCAAGAAGAACCGCAAGTTCACCCGCGCCGCCATCAAGAAGCTCGAAGCGGCGAAGATGAAGACGCTGCCCATCGACGCGGACGAGCTCTTCACCAAGGTGTCCGCCTACGACGTGGTGGACGAGAACACCGGCGAGGTCATCCTCGAGTGCAACGAGGAGGTCTCCCAGGACAAGGTCGACGAGCTCCTCAAGCGCGGCATCAAGGAGTTCAAGGTCCTCTTCATCGACAACCTCAACGTGGGTCCCTACCTGCGTGAGACGCTCATGCTGGACAAGCTCGAGACGCCCGAGCAGTCCATCATGGAGATCTACCGCCGTCTGCGTCCTGGCGATCCGCCGACGCCCGAGACGGCCATCAACCTGTTCACCAACCTGTTCTTCAACCCCGAGCGCTACGACCTGTCCAAGGTCGGCCGCCTCAAGCTGAACTTCAAGTTCGGCCTCGAGGAGCCGCTCGACGGGCAGATCCTCACGAAGCGGGACATCCTCGAGGTGATCCGCTACCTGATCGACCTGAAGAACGGCAAGGGGACCATCGACGACATCGACCACCTGGGCAACCGCCGCGTCCGCGCGGTGGGCGAGCTGCTGGAGAACCAGTACCGCATCGGCCTAGTGCGCATGGAGCGGGCGATCAAGGAGCGCATGAGCCTCCAGGAGATCGAGACGCTCATGCCGCACGACCTCATCAACGCCAAGCCCGTCACGGCGGTCATCAAGGAGTTCTTCGGGTCCAGCCAGCTGTCGCAGTTCATGGACCAGACGAACCCCCTGTCCGAGGTCACCCACAAGCGGCGCCTGTCCGCCCTCGGGCCCGGCGGCCTCACCCGCGAGCGCGCGGGCTTCGAGGTGCGCGACGTGCACCCGACGCACTACGGCCGCATCTGCCCGATTGAGACGCCGGAAGGCCCGAACATCGGCCTCATCGCGTCGCTGTCCACCTACGCGCGCGTCAACGAGTTCGGCTTCGTGGAGACGCCGTACCGCAAGGTGGAAGCGGGCATCGTGACGACGGACGTGGCCTTCTACTCGGCGCTCGAGGAGGAGAAGCACACCATCGCCCAGGCGAACGCCGAGACGGACAAGAAGGGCAAGTTCGCCAACGCGCTGGTGTCCAGCCGCCGCGGGGGTGAGTTCGTCCAGGCTCGCGCCGAGGACGTGGACCTGATGGACGTGTCCCCGAACCAGCTGGTGTCGGTGGCCGCGTCGCTCATCCCGTTCCTGGAGAACGACGACGCCAACCGCGCGCTCATGGGCTCCAACATGCAGCGCCAGGCGGTGCCCCTGCTGCGCACCGCGGCCCCGCTGGTGGGCACGGGCATCGAGGCCATCGTCGCGCGCGACTCCGGCGTGACGTGCGTGGCGCGCCGCGACGGCACGGTGGAGAGCGTGGACGCCGGCCGCATCGTGGTGAAGGCGGACGTGCCGGCCAGCCTGAGCGACGTGACGAGCGAGGTCGACATCTACAACCTGCTCAAGTACCAGCGCTCCAACCAGAACACCTGCCTCAACCAGAAGCCCATCGTCAGCAAGGGCGACAAGGTGAGGAAGGGTGACGTCATCGCCGACGGCCCGGCCACCGAGACGGGTGAGCTGGCGCTGGGGCAGAACGTGGTCGTCGCGTTCATGCCGTGGCAGGGCTACAACTTCGAGGACTCCATCCTCATCAGCGAGCGCATCCTCAAGGACGACGTCTTCACGTCGATCCACATCGAGGAGTTCGAGTGCATCGCGCGCGACACCAAGCTGGGCAAGGAGGAGATCACCCGCGACATCCCGAACGTGGGTGAGGAGGCCCTCAAGGACCTCGACGAGAGCGGCATCATCCGCATCGGCGCCGAGGTGAAGCCCGGCGACGTGCTGGTGGGCAAGATCACCCCGAAGGGCGAGACGCAGCTGTCTCCCGAAGAGAAGCTGCTGCGCGCCATCTTCGGCGAGAAGGCCGGCGACGTGCGTGACAGCTCCCTGCGCGTGCCGCCGGGCGTGGTGGGCACCGTCATCAACGCCAAGGTGTTCAGCCGCAAGGGCGTGGAGAAGGACGAGCGCGCCAAGCAGATCGAGTCGATGGAGGAGGCCAAGCTCCTCAAGGACCAGAACGACGAGATCAAGGTCCTCCAGGACAGCGCCTTCGGCCGCATCCGCGCGCTGCTGCGCGGCAAGGAGGCCCAGGGCAAGCTCGTGGACGACAAGGGGAAGATCCTCCTGAAGAAGGGGGACATCCTCAACGACGAGCTGCTGGCCACGGTGCCCTACAAGTACTGGGGTGAGATCTCCGTGGGCGACGCCATCGACGCCCGCCTGCGCGACATCCTCCGCAACCTGGAGGAGACGAAGGAGGCCGTGAAGCTCGCCTTCGGCGAGAAGATTGCCCGCATCAAGAAGGGCGACGAGCTGCCGCCGGGCGTCATCAAGATGGTGAAGGTGTACGTCGCCATCAAGCGCAAGCTGGCCGTGGGCGACAAGATGGCCGGCCGCCACGGAAACAAGGGCGTCGTGTCCCGCATCCTCCCCGAGGAGGACATGCCGTACCTGGAGGACGGGCGTCCGGTGGACATCGTCCTCAACCCCCTCGGCGTTCCCAGCCGCATGAACATCGGGCAGATCCTCGAGACGCACCTGGGCTGGGCGGCCAAGGGCACCGGCGAGGCGCTCCAGCAGTACGTGGAGGCCAACTGGAGCTCCGCGGCCATCAAGGAGCGGCTCAAGGTCATCTACGACGACCCGAAGTTCGGCGAGTTCCTCGACAGCCTCACCGACGAGGAGATCGTCCAGCTGTGCCGCCGCTCCAAGCGCGGCATCCACGTGGCCACGCCGGTGTTCGACGGCGCCCACGAGCTGGAGATCCACAAGCTGCTGGACGAGGGCCACCTGCCGCGCACCGGCCAGATGGTGCTCTTCGACGGGCGCACCGGTGAGCCGTTCGACCAGAACGTCACCGTGGGCGTCATGTACATGCTGAAGCTGCACCACCTGGTGGACGAGAAGATCCACGCCCGGTCGATTGGACCCTACTCGCTCGTCACGCAGCAGCCCCTGGGCGGCAAGGCCCAGTTCGGCGGCCAGCGTCTGGGCGAGATGGAAGTCTGGGCGATGGAGGCCTACGGCGCGGCGTACACGCTGCAGGAGTTCCTCACCGTCAAGTCGGACGACGTGGTGGGCCGCACGCGCATGTACGAGGCCATCGTCAAGGGCGACAACGTCCTGGAGAGCGGCCTGCCCGAGTCGTTCAACGTGCTGCTCAAGGAGCTCCAGTCCCTGGCGCTCGACGTGGAGCTGCTGGAGAGCGCTCCGCCGGAGCGGCAGCGCAGCTTCGGAGGCGACTTCCTCGGCGGCGGTGACGGCGAGGAGCGCAAGACGGGGACCGAGGCCTGATTTAGCCGGAGCGCCCGCCTGACCGGCCGCCCGCCTCCCCTGGCTCGCAAGAGAGGGGAGGGCGCGGCCGGGTCCGGGGCGGGGGCCCGAATCAGCTGGCAGCCCCAATGGGGGCGGCCCAACGAGATTTCGGAGGCAACGTGAAGGACATTTTCAACTTCTTCGAGAAGCCCAAGGACCCGCTGTCGTTCAACGCCATCCGCATCGCGCTGGCGTCGCCCGACAAGATCCGCCAGTGGTCCCATGGCGAGGTGAAGAAGCCCGAGACGATCAACTACCGCACGTTCAAGCCCGAGCGTGACGGCCTGTTCTGCGCCCGCATCTTCGGGCCCGTGAAGGACTACGAGTGCAACTGCGGCAAGTACAAGCGCATGAAGCACCGTGGCGTGGTGTGCGAGAAGTGCGGCGTGGAGGTCATCCAGTCCAAGGTGCGCCGTGAGCGCCTGGGCCACATCACCCTGGCCACGCCCGTGGCCCACATCTGGTTCCTCAAGTCGCTGCCGAGCCGCATCGGCAACCTGCTCGACATCACCCTGAAGGAGCTGGAGAAGGTCCTCTACTGCGAGAGCTACATCGTCCTCGACCCGAAGGCGACGCCGCTGCAGAAGGGCGAGCTCATCAGCGAGGAGAAGATGCACCGGCTCTTCCAGGAGCACGGTGAGGACTCCTTCACCACGGGCATGGGCGGCGAGGCCGTCCGCGAGATGCTCAAGTCGCTGGACGTGGAGAAGCTCTCCGAGGAGCTCCGCAAGGACATGCGGGAGACCTCCAGCGAGGCGAAGCGGAAGAAGTACGCCAAGCGCCTGAAGGTGGCCGAGGCGTTCCGCGTCTCCGGCAACAAGCCCGAGTGGATGATGCTGGACGTGATTCCGGTGATTCCGCCGGACCTGCGTCCCCTCGTGCCCCTGGACGGCGGCCGCTTCGCGACCTCCGACCTGAACGACCTGTACCGCCGCGTCATCAACCGCAACAACCGCCTCAAGCGCCTCCAGGAGCTCAACGCTCCGGACATCATCATCCGCAACGAGAAGCGGATGCTGCAGGAGGCCGTGGACGCGCTGTTCGACAACGGCCGCCGCGGGAAGACGATTACGGGCCCCAACAAGCGGCCGCTCAAGTCGCTCTCCGACATGCTCAAGGGCAAGCAGGGCCGGTTCCGTCAGAACCTGCTCGGCAAGCGCGTGGACTACTCGGGCCGCTCCGTCATCGTCGTGGGTCCCGAGCTGCGCCTGCACCAGTGCGGCCTGCCGAAGATCATGGCGCTCGAGCTGTTCAAGCCGTTCATCTACAACAAGCTCGAAGAGAAGGGCTACGTCACCACCATCAAGTCCGCGAAGAAGATGGTGGAGAAGGAGCGTCCCGAGGTCTGGGACATCCTCGAGGACGTCATCCGCGAGCACCCGGTGCTCCTCAACCGCGCGCCCACGCTGCACCGCCTGGGCATGCAGGCCTTCGAGCCCGTGCTGATTGAAGGCAAGGCCATCCAGCTGCACCCGCTGGTGTGCGCCGCCTTCAACGCCGACTTCGACGGCGACCAGATGGCCGTGCACGTGCCGCTCTCCATCGAGGCTCAGATGGAGGCCCGCGTGCTGATGATGTCGACGAACAACATCCTCAGCCCCGCGAACGGCAAGCCCATCATCGTCCCGACGCAGGACATGGTGCTCGGCATCTACTACATGACCCGCGCCCGCGAGTTCGCCAACGGCGAGGGCCGCATCTTCTCGTCCCCGGACGAGGTGCGCGCCGCGTATGACCACGGCGAGGTGCACCTGCAGGCCAAGGTCGTCTGCCGCATCGACGGCAAGCGCAAGGAGACCACCGTCGGCCGCGTCCTGCTCTGGGAGGTGGTGCCGCGCCGCGTGGGCTTCGACGCCATCAACAAGGTGCTCGACAAGAAGTCGCTCGGCGGCCTCATCGACCTCTGCTACCGCCTCACCGGCGAGAAGGAGACGGTGCTGCTCGCGGACCGCATCCGCAGCCTCGGCTACACCAACGCGACGCGCGCCGGTATCTCCATCGCGCTGAAGGACATGATCATCCCCGCGAAGAAGCAGGAGTTCCTGGACTTCGCGCGGAAGGAAGTGTCCGAGATCGAGAACCAGTACCTCGAGGGCCTCATCACCGATGGTGAGCGCTACAACAAGGTCATCGATATCTGGGCCGAGGTGACGGAGAAGGTCGCGCAGGAGATGATGCAGCAGATCTCCGGCGAGGAGACGACGGGCGACCGCGACGGGAAGAAGGAGACGCGCAAGCAGCCGTCCTTCAACCCCATCTACATCATGGCCGACTCGGGCGCGCGTGGTAGCGCCCAGCAGATCCGCCAGCTGGCGGGTATGCGCGGCCTGATGGCGAAGCCGTCCGGCGAAATCATCGAGACGCCCATCACGGCCAACTTCCGTGAAGGCCTCTCCGTGCTCCAGTACTTCATCTCCACGCACGGCGCCCGCAAGGGTCTGGCGGACACGGCGCTCAAGACGGCCAACTCCGGCTACCTCACCCGCCGTCTCGTCGACGTGGCGCAGGACGCCATCATCAACGAGTACGACTGCGGCACCATGGACGGCCTGTTCATCGGCGCCCTGGTGGAGGGCGGCGAAATCATCGAGCCGCTCGGCGAGCGCATCCTCGGCCGCGTGGCCCTGGACGACATCCTCGACCCCGTCACCGGCGACGTGCTGGTGCGCGCGAACGAGGAGATCGACGAGGAGCGCGTCCGGAAGATCGAGAACAGCGGTCTGGACAAGGTGAAGATCCGCTCGGTGCTCACGTGCCAGGCCAAGCGCGGCATCTGCGTGGAGTGCTACGGCCGTGACCTGGCCCGCGGCCGCAAGGTGTCCGTGGGTGAGGCGGTCGGCGTCATCGCGGCGCAGTCCATCGGCGAGCCGGGTACCCAGCTCACGATGCGCACCTTCCACATCGGTGGTGCGGCGACGCGGCGCGCGGAGCAGTCCAGCCTGGAGAACCG contains the following coding sequences:
- the rpoC gene encoding DNA-directed RNA polymerase subunit beta', with amino-acid sequence MKDIFNFFEKPKDPLSFNAIRIALASPDKIRQWSHGEVKKPETINYRTFKPERDGLFCARIFGPVKDYECNCGKYKRMKHRGVVCEKCGVEVIQSKVRRERLGHITLATPVAHIWFLKSLPSRIGNLLDITLKELEKVLYCESYIVLDPKATPLQKGELISEEKMHRLFQEHGEDSFTTGMGGEAVREMLKSLDVEKLSEELRKDMRETSSEAKRKKYAKRLKVAEAFRVSGNKPEWMMLDVIPVIPPDLRPLVPLDGGRFATSDLNDLYRRVINRNNRLKRLQELNAPDIIIRNEKRMLQEAVDALFDNGRRGKTITGPNKRPLKSLSDMLKGKQGRFRQNLLGKRVDYSGRSVIVVGPELRLHQCGLPKIMALELFKPFIYNKLEEKGYVTTIKSAKKMVEKERPEVWDILEDVIREHPVLLNRAPTLHRLGMQAFEPVLIEGKAIQLHPLVCAAFNADFDGDQMAVHVPLSIEAQMEARVLMMSTNNILSPANGKPIIVPTQDMVLGIYYMTRAREFANGEGRIFSSPDEVRAAYDHGEVHLQAKVVCRIDGKRKETTVGRVLLWEVVPRRVGFDAINKVLDKKSLGGLIDLCYRLTGEKETVLLADRIRSLGYTNATRAGISIALKDMIIPAKKQEFLDFARKEVSEIENQYLEGLITDGERYNKVIDIWAEVTEKVAQEMMQQISGEETTGDRDGKKETRKQPSFNPIYIMADSGARGSAQQIRQLAGMRGLMAKPSGEIIETPITANFREGLSVLQYFISTHGARKGLADTALKTANSGYLTRRLVDVAQDAIINEYDCGTMDGLFIGALVEGGEIIEPLGERILGRVALDDILDPVTGDVLVRANEEIDEERVRKIENSGLDKVKIRSVLTCQAKRGICVECYGRDLARGRKVSVGEAVGVIAAQSIGEPGTQLTMRTFHIGGAATRRAEQSSLENRYAGTVKFAALSTVQKTDGTLVAMNRNGELVVVDDSGRERERYQVIYGARILVKETQRIEAGTLLAEWDPFAIPLLTEVGGVVRYEDIIEGVTMSETLDEVTGLSRKTVIESKDPEARPRVTIRDANGNVKDLPSSRNPASYFLPQGSIITVNDGDEIHPGEVIAKVPRETTKTKDITGGLPRVAELFEARKPKDAAAIAEIDGVVSFGKDTKGKRKLIITPEVNGEQRTDLAKEYLISKGKNISVHSGDRVKAGEAMMDGAANPHDILKVLGEKELARYLVDEVQEVYRLQGVKINDKHIETIVRQMLRRVRVTDVGDTNFLVDEQVEKWVFEEENEKVMAEGKRPAVGEPLLLGITKASLSTESFISASSFQETTKVLTEAAINGKVDYLRGLKENVIMGRLIPAGTGLPNYKHLDIEVESPTDEVNEMEAALAATHGDGPLSPPPSRPEGTQTTGAA